Below is a genomic region from Labeo rohita strain BAU-BD-2019 unplaced genomic scaffold, IGBB_LRoh.1.0 scaffold_464, whole genome shotgun sequence.
CAACTAAACTTCCAGCAGCTGCTCCAATAAAACCTCCATACAGACTCCAGTCACGAGCTCGTTTTGCACTACACGACAGTTGTTCTTCAGCTTCTTTTAAAGCTTTAGCTACTTCTCTTTCGAGTTTTATGAGATATTCACGCTCTGCTTGTTCTCTTGATTCACGCTGAATTTTCTCctgaagtttttgtttttctttctcgtGATTTTCTTCCAGGTATTTTATGAAGTTCTGTTGTTGTTCTCCCAAagccttttcttttcttttattttcttcttcaaatAGTTTCTGTTTCTCCTCCAGTTTTCTCTGCAGGTCTTTTTGTAGATTCTCATCCGTTTCTTTCTTGATCTCTTCTTCTCTCTTTCTTAATTCTTCCTCATTTTTCCTCAGTTCATTTTGCAtctcttgtctttctctctcatttTCTTGCTTCATTTGTTCAATTTCTGCTTCATATTTGGCTCTCAGCTCCTCTTCTTTTCTCTtgatttcttcttctttctctttcagGATTCTGTCTTGTTCCTCTTTGATGTTCTTCTCCACCTGCTGGAACATCTCACTGGTGTAGAAACTCCCTTCATTTGCTGCCACCATACAGTCAATCTTATCCAGCAGTGCAGAAACCTGTCTCTGATCTTTAGTTTCATTATTATTGAACACATGGTATCTCTTACCACACTGATGGACGAGGTACTGTAAGCTATCATTAGCTTCAATAAAGTCTTCAATTGTTGTTCCTCTCAGATCATCTCCTCTGGTGAAAAGCACCATGGTGTACATTCTGGATTTCTCTCCAAACATCTCCTGGATCATTTTCACTGCATCTTTCTCCTCTTGAGTGAATCGTCCCAGTGGAATCACCAGCAGAAACACATGTGGACCAGGAGCCGCCATTGAGACGCACTTCACAATCTCCTTCCTGGTCTCAACATTATCAACTCCAGTATCAAACAGGCCTGGAGTGTCGATAACAGTTATCTGTCTTCTGTTGAACTCAGAGGTTTCTTTCTCACACTCTCTGGTCACTGAGCGTGAAGTTAGTTTCGACATAAAAGCTTCTCTTCTCAGTATTGTGTTTCCTGTTGCACTTTTCCCAACACCCGTCTTTCCCAGAAGCACAATCCTCACAGCAACATAACTGTGTGTTAAACCTGCGAACAAAAAGAGAAGAACAATTACTgatgcaaaacacaaaacaaacaaactaaaaaaaatcacatttactaAACCAATCATGGTAAGATTTTTCCATTTGTTTGTTACACTTGGCGATTCAAGGACAAAAATGAGAGGATCCAAATGCAGCTGGTCTTTATTGAAGGAATTAACATGAACCTGAACAACAGAAACCATGAACAGGGGAGAACCAAACACACAGCAGCCAGTAAACAGAGAAGACTAGACACATAACCAGGGCAAACACAGGGGTTTAAATCAAGGTCATAACTATGTCTTGAACATTAGGGGGGgtcaactctctctctctctataaacCGTGTTGGGAGTAACACATTACAGGTAATGTGACTTATACAatcagtaaatgaacatactttccagaaggccaacaattcactaaaaatgtttttttttttttgttttgttttgttttgttttgttgtttttggtcTTATGaggtattctaatttgttgagatagtgaattggtgggtttttgttaaatgtgagccaaaatcatcacaattaaaagaaccaaagacttaaactacatcagtctgtgtgcactgaatttatttaatacatgagtttcacaatttgaattactgaaataaattaacatttccacaacattctaatttattgagatgcacctgtatatgtgtgtttgtgcaggaGTGCATTAAAACCGTTAATGCACAAGTAGTTCCtagtcagttttttttgttatttaaaataaataagcaagcccaACCCAGGTgagaaaaagtaacacaaaagtaacgtaatgcattactttccataaaaagtaaccaagtaatgcaattagttacttttttatggagtaacacaatattatcatgcattacttttaaaagaaactCTTCCCaacattctctctctttctctctctctatatgtgtgtgcaggtgttcattaaaaccattaatgcacaggtagttccaagtcagttttctgttattaaaaataagtaatgcaTGATAATATGCATTTCCCATGTTCCATTTCACTAATTACGGACTCACCTGCAGGCAATCACACACTCTTTAAATACAAGGCCCTAACCACTGTTCAGGGCCGAGTATTGTCTTGCGTTTATCCCTCAGTCTAAAAGTAGAGTATTAAAAAATCTTGCTCAGTTTTTCAAAGTGATCTGCATGCACCTGACATTATGACTATAATTATGACTTCCCAACTCGTTAATACAAACTTACCAGGAGGGCTTGAACACATAATGACAAACGTCAACATGCTTTTTCATGAACTCATACCTGCTGTTGACTGAGTTTTCTTCATGGATCTTCTCAGTTCCTCTATTTCAGCTCTGTGTTTGTTTCTCTCCAGTTCTACTCGAGCCTGAAGGTACGTGAAGGTTGTGTAGCAACTTCCTCCATTTTCTTGTACCATGTTTTCCACAATCTGCAGCAGATTTGGAATCTGTGAGCCATTCTCCAAAAGAAACTGTCGACCTTCAAATGACTGAAGACACATCTGGGTTTTACTACTAATCAGTTTGCTAAACATGTTCTTCTCTTGGATTATGAGAACGATGAGGTGTTTTTTTATCCTTGAGCTGAAAGTTCTCTGGATCACCTCCATTTCTGCTTTGTCCACAGTGGTCAGTGGAGCGTCAGGAATAATGAGGAGGAATACATGAACTCCAGGatcacagagagagacagattgATGAGTCTGACGCATCACTTCCTCCTCTGAGAGGCGAGTCAGAGATGGAAGCTCCACTAGACTGATCAGACGACCATGAAGCTCCACGTCTCTCTTCGCACACTCTTTCTCTTTCAGGTGTAAGGAGGGAAGAAACTGCTTTTTTCCTCTTAAAAGTTTTGATACAAAGGCTTTTAGTCTTCCATCACTtccacacaacacaacacacagCTTCTGTTTTCTGCTTGCATGTACACTTccttaaacaacaacaaaaaaagtttacatttttagaaatatatattttttaattatattaatttcgCAAATGTTACAGCAATTGAAAAACTTTTCTATATCTCGGTTTATAAACTTACTCTTTGCTCGATCTGGTCTTAGATCTGGAGAACtaactgtaaaaaatgtgtgGACACAAGAATACAGAATTGGTGTCAGAACACAGCTGAATATGTAattgcaaaagcagtaatacttacatgatatttttgatatattatgAAGAAAACCTTTTGCTTCCTTTTTCTTTGTAGAGGTGTCTGAaacttcctcttcctcttctgtTCTGAGTGAGGTAAAAGATCTGCTCCAATCTTCATCAACTGATGATCCTTCTGTATCACAATACGGCTCACATGCGAGATATTCTTCACTGTTTTCTCTGAGGAAATCCTCTAATCGTTGCAATACTACAGAGCACCATTCCTCGTTTTTATGATCAAGCTGCAGATGTCCTCCTCCACATTCGGTGTTTAACTGCTTAATTAATTTATCAGCGTCATGTGTCTCTTCATCACTCGTTATCACTATGGTGCGTTTAATCGCCTCGTCACCGAATTCTTTCAGGACACTTTTCACTTGTCTCATGTCCTCCTCAGTGAAATCATTATACTGCAGTATGACAATGAACGCATGAGGCCCCGGATCAGACAgatacacacactctctcactgTCTGTGTGATCTGATCATCTGAGATGTTTGTCTGGAGCAGCTGAGGACTGTTGATGATGATCACGTGTTTGTCTTTCAATCTTCCTTGTAAGTCTTTCTATTATGCCTGGAGGAGCTTCACTGTCAAACGCTGCTCGTCCTAATATGAAGTTTCCCACTCGGCTGTTTTCTGACATACTTTTCCCCAGCAGAACAATCCTCAGAGGAGTCACATTATATACTGAAACAGatgacacactttttttttttttttacagtatttaccaGAAGGATGCATATTTGCAATTGAATTCAGTGTTGCCAACCTAGCAATTTTGTTGCTAAATTTAGCAACTTTTCATTCCAACAGCACCTAGCAATAAatttagcaatttttaaaatttatttggcaACTTTTAGCAACTTTTGATAAGTGACTTAGACAATAAAAAGGCACACATTTTCCATCCAAATTACACAAAAAGAGGAAACTAAAGATGCCTAGCTGTACACACATCACGCAAATTGAGTTTGCTGCTCTTTGcaattgttcaatttaataataataataataactgttcaTTTATAATACACTTTGTTAGTAGCTTGTACCTGCGATTGTTAATCAGTTAATACACTGtaagaaaatggaaaatatactaGTAATTTTCCAGGACATTATCCACTATCCATTGGAACCCTATGACCTGAAAACACtatgcataatttaaaatgcaggtaaaataaacaaacaaacaaacaaaaaacaatacaaaaaattatttcatattaacaTAGTAGATTGTGCCCTATTTTACAGATTTTCCTTAGAGTGTAGCAAACTAACTAACTACTAATACACTGCTTAAAGCAGAATTATTGAGAACTTGTAGTATTATTAGTTTACTATTAGAAGAAAAACTTAAACTGtaatcattcaaaaatgtgtaaGTGTTCAATAATTTagggtatttaaaaatacagttatttacatgttgatattatattatgcatattactttacttttttggTTAAGATTTGATGTTGTGACAACTTTGCGTCGTGATTACGCAATGACATCAAAGCAACTGTATCTGAAAAttagttggcaacactgattgCATTATGTTTTGAAGTGAATGAATTCCCCATAATCCCCACACACTCCTCATTTTCttcatgtatttataaatataaagacTTACTTTCAGGAGGTTGATCTATGCTCCAACTACTGCTGCGAGCAAGACAGTAACCAGCAATCACTGAAACAAAAGTCCTACATTACAATCTCCACAATAACACTCTGAAAAGAACTTTGAACGATTTCTACAAGCAGCAATACTGTAATGAGGgtgagtttgaaaaagtaatcaaattagaATAAACCAGCTTATAGCTTTCAGTGTTATGACATTATGCCAATATAAAAACATGCCTGAAATAACATTAGTCAGTCAACTTTGTTGTTATTCTTTGTTGTTATACACGATTTTCTCTCGCTATAGCAAATGTTTGTGTACCGTCTggaaattaccattttaaacAGGCTACAACAACAGCGCAGCAAACAACTCGACATAAAAAAGTTATAGTTGTTTAAGGGAGATTATCCATTGTCAGTAACCGTTAATTCTGCTGGTTAACTGAAGGGGCATGTTAGTACAGGTATCTGGTTAGTTAAATCCAGATCTTACAGGCGCTGTCTGCCATTATATCAGCAACTCCGTTCGGTTTCTAGAGCGAAAGTCACGTGGCGATCAAACGCACTTGTACAGTACTGATATAACATGAATTTAAACTTAGAAAAACTGAGTGAACTGTGGTCATTTTAAAAGTTCGtcgcttcactttattttgaaaaacacgGTCATTCTAGCCGTGCGCATATACTACGCGTTACGGTAATAGCGTGCAAAAACCTACATGAGAGGAAAAGCGATCTTTGGCTTTCATTTATTGAGCCAGTTACTCTGTCAATATTGAATGATCAAAAtgtttaactttaaattaaCAGTACACCACTCCAGAATGTCATTTCCCCAATGTCAGGACTGTCTGATGTccaattacaaaataaaagtcctacAGAAACTcatatataaattcattttgtCTTTGAATTTGGAgagctttaaaaaagaaattcccTGATTGGACAGACCAGTTTCAATTCAGATTGATAATCCACCACCCCAGTGTGTCCCTCTGCCAGTTTCAGGACTATCTgatgtagcattacataataaaagcccTTTAAAAACTCATATATAACAAGTCGTGTCTTTCATTTCGGAGAGctctaaaaataaactaaaaaagcatatataaccagttttgtttgattttggagagctcaaaaaaagaaagaaacctgTTTGCATAGACCAGTTTCAATTCAGACTGACAATCCACTACCACAGGGTGTCACTTAGCCAGTTTCAGGACTGGCTGAGCAAAAAATCATACATGACTAGTTTTGTCTTTAATTTGGAATAGCTCTAAATAAGGCAACTGTCAatctgaatttaaattgttatgtGGAAACACTGTGTTTCCTTCTTAGAGCTTTCCAAAATCAAAGATAAAACTGGTCATATATGAGTTTTTGGAgggcttttattatgtaatgccACATCAGATAATCCTGAAACTAGTGGTGGGCTGTTAATCTGAAACTAAAACTGGTCTGGTCTGTGCAAACAGCGAGTTTCTTTTTTAGAGCtatccaaaataataataaaaaaatggttataCATGAGTTTTGAAaggcttttattatgtaatgctacatAAAATAGTCCTGTAACTATTGAGTAACTGGCTGAGTGACACCCTGGGGTGGTGGACTGTCAATCTGAATTGAAACTAGTCTGTGCAAACAGggagtttctttttcttttcaaaaaaaactaaaacagtaTGAGTTTTTGGAGGGcttttattataatgtataagATAGTCctgaaacttttgaactgtCTTGAATTTGGTCCGTGCAAACAGCGAGTTTCTTTTTTAGAGCTCTCCAAAATCAAAGACAAAACTGGTTATATATGAGTTTTTGGAgggcttttattatgtaatgctacatcAGATAGTCCTGAAACTGGCTGAGAGGCACCCTGGGATGGTGGACTGTCAGTCTGAATTGAAACTGGTCTGTGCAATCACagagtttcttatttagagctATCCAAAATGAAAGACAAAACTGGACATATACAGTATGAGTTTTTGGAaggcttttattatgtaatatcaCATCAGATAGTCCTGAAACTGGCTGAGGCACTCACTGGGGTGTTGGACTGTCAATTTGAATTGAATCTGGTTCGTGCAAACAGGGAGATTCTTTTTTAGAGCTCTCCAAATTCAAAGACAAAACTTGTTATATATAAGTTTTTGGAaggcttttattatgtaatgctacatcATTCAGATAGTCCTGACACtgggtctttaaaaaaaaataaaaaaataaattaaaaagcctAATTTAAAGTGACACATTTTGTGGAAACagggaattttatttattatagtaataatgtgaatttacatataaaaatggtTATTTGCACGTTCatgaaaagcttttattttgttatttctcataatttattttcatattatttggAAATTCTACATTGAATATTACTCAACATTTGAGCAACATTTGTTATCAGAccgtttttaaaaatttatttatttatttatttatttatttatttgtttgttggaaTTTATTCATTGGTTCATTCAGTATTGACAGAGTAACTGGCtcaataaattaaagctaaagaTCGCTTTTCCATTGATGTAGGTTTTTGCACGCTATTGCCTTAACGCGTAGTATATGCGCGCACCTCAAAATAAAGTGGCGGCTAGAATGACCGTGTTTTTCTAAGTGGAGGCTGGCCTGACCGCAGTAAACTTAGCAACTGACCAAATGCTGCTTTACATCTTGAACAGATCAAGAACTAACATGCACAGAACTGATTTCAATAAATGTAATAGTTTTCAAAGATGTATCATGTACAGTTGAAGTAAAAGGTTTGCAGAATCTGCGAAATGTTAAAATgcttaccaaaataagagggatcattagctgttcatgagtcccttgttcatcctgaacagttaaactgaacactgttcttcagaaaattcctCGTTTTTTCtgcatatttgtgtatttatccttttccaaaaatgactgtatgatttttagatccatctattcacactgaggacaactgagggactcagttacagaaggtttaaatgctcactgatgctccagaagagagaaaaaaaaaaagatacattaagagccggggatgtaaacatttgaacataatgaagatgtgtatatttttaaacagtatagacaaaataagttacatttaccctgatattcaaatacaaaattattgttggaaagggttcaaatataaaaaaaaaaaaaaaaaaaaaaaaaaaaaaaaaaaaaaaaaagaatttgtgggacctgaagaacagcaggcagttgaactgttcaggaaaaaaaaaaaaagaaaaatggctcacgaacaaccatcactaaaaaaaaaaaaaaaaaaaaaaaaaaaaaaaaacacagctgtggataattCGGGAAATAACGCAGCATTAAGAACCAAGTGTacataaacttttaaactgcgtaatttttataaattctattaactaaaattattattattaactgttattattattaactattattactctaaaacttattttctcttgtggactatatgtaaatgtattttatgtgaaatatcttattcagatcagtactgaaacatgcattttgtgtgatccctcttattttggtaaaactgtagattctgcaaggtgtatgtaaacttttgacttcaactttatttctttgttATGACTGATAATACTCAGAGAAAATGGGTTTGGAAAGGAAAGATTAACAGAAGACGCTCAAACAAAAGAGGACAATTATCTGAGGAAGCTTCACACAGCTGCTTTCAAACATCTGTGTGAGGTTTAATCTGTCTCTCATCTGTATTTCACTCATCTTTACATCCATTTGAGGAGAAATTTAAGTCTCATTTACTCAGAAAACAGATAGAAACAGCAGGAAAACATTCAAGAGTAAAAGACAATGAAGAGACAATAAATTGCTTCATTTGAATCTGCAGCTGTTTACTATAGTAAAGTTCTCAATCCACATGAGAGTAACAGATGTTTAAGGCATTTCAGTCATTAACTAGTTCCTCCTGTAGTTTATTATGCAGCAGTTTATAATCTAGATACTTCATGTAAATAAATCTTAACGTTACCCTGAAATATACATGTAGAAAGTGCCGAGaggagtgtttgtgtgtatatggcACATCTTTATGACTCATAATCATCCTCCAGTCTGTCTCACTCTTTAAAACCTACTACAGCTAATAAACCCTCATTAGTGAGTGATTTGAGACGCTCTACACAGGCAGCAGCTCCATGTGACACACATACAGTGCTCCAGTTTGAGTTAAACCAGTGATTCTCACACTGCACTTtgtaaattaacatatttaattataaaggAGGTAAAAACATGATGAAAAAGTCAAGCTCCTGAGTTAAGTTTACAGAAAGGTTTGTTTTTGACTCAAACACTCAATCAGTTCATCAAATTTATAAagatcatttatttacttactggTTATTGGTTTGAGCTTggttgcaatatttaaaaaaaatggtttgcaAAATAAGGTGTTTTTGATTACAAAGCTTCTAGATGTTACTTTTCTACTATTATGTTGGGGGCCTCATAGCATCatgatttatctgaaatactgGGTTATTGATCAGAATATGATATTAATCAAAATCTTTTGCTAATGTTCTCATTAAGTTGcaaacattatttctgaaagtTCTCTGAACATCtagatttttcaaaataatgttttcttatGGTTATGCGACTGTTAGGGAATCATTCCAGTTTAGAATTGTTCaaacattatgggaatgttacttttgaatgttctctgaacattctggaacaaatagtaacatttaaaaaatgttacacaagcttccaattaaaatatttctggaaGCGAACGTTCCATGAACaaggtttaaatgtttttgtgcttaCATTTTGAGAACaatgtttaaacaaacattCATCCCTCAACGTTTGTTCATTACTTTGAGAGAACCTTGCCAGAACATTCTTCCACTGCTGTTAATAGAATGATTTGTACTCTGATTTGATCAGAGGTCGTAACTACATTTGAaacgtttgagaaccactggatTGAAGTATTTTCTATCAAAATTTTGGCCACAACAACATACTGCAAGGTAGCATACAGTAGTTTTGCTGCCTTTTGTCTGGAAGAGCCTTTACAACGGAACACTGATGATGCCTATGcatgctgtctatgtaggcctcgtaatcatcatcatctcaCTAGTGTGTTTGTAACATGAGCGTATCAGAACTCGTCATCGGAGCTGAGCAGCAGTGTTTTCTCGTTGCTGCAGCTGTTGGAGCGACTCAGAGGTTCAGAGCGGCTCTGCTGCGTGTACTGCTGATACGCCGGAGAGAAGTTATGGATGGCGTCCTGCAGCATGTCGCCTGGATTCATCGTCTCCTTCAGGCTGCTGGAGATGCTCATGGGAGCACAACGACCTGAAACGTAGAGAGACAGACAGTTTTATTGAGCACATAACTGCTTAAAACCACTTGCAGAGCAATTTTTCCCCTATTAAAATATGACGTTTGTGAGGGATGAATTGAAGGAAAAATTGGCAATACCCTTTAGTTCATGGCAGAGCCTGACAAAACCATGGCTTTAGCATTTTACCATACATTTGTACACAATTATGCTATTTTTGCATAATTGCtatttgctattttttattttttaatagacaGCATTAGAGTCTGGTCTCAAACTAGAGAGTTTTTTAATTGGAAAAACACCTGCAACaactacaactgaaaaaaaaaaaaaataataataataataattaattgataaataaaaaatctgttcgcatttaaagaaaaacctactataaaaatggcaaacacaacaaaatcaaacaaaaacttaaaaaataaataaataaaataaaaaggtggcaaagtatataaaaaaaaataatagttcaaaaaataaaaaaaataaataaaagaacactgaattaaagaaaatgaaaggttcctgtacaaacacacagaatgtgtattaaagtgaaatatgcattaaatgatgacagtgaAAACATAAAATTGAGTAAACCTACCGTATTGGCCATAGACAGGAACACAacctgagagagacagagatggaCACAAACAGAGAAACACAAAAGAATCAGACAAAATGACAGCATGTTCCCATTGAAATCAGGATTTTAAAAGTACAAGAAACAAATCCAGGATTGAGCGATGGCAAATGATAGAGAGGAAGAAAAAGAGGAAGATCAGTTAGAAACATTGAAGATTTTGCACATTTACAAAGCTGAAACACATCTTTCACAGACTCTCAGCACCACAGCAGTGAAAAGTGAAAGCATCTCACAAGTGTAAAACTGaaaagaatcagaatcaaagtGATCGTATCATGTAAACAGTATCAAATAAATCAGTACACATGCAGTTACCCTGAATTTCGAGTCTCTTGTCCATGTAGACCTTGTAAGTGAACGCGTGTCTAAGCGCCAGAGCGGCGAAAAACATCTCGATGCAGATGATGAAGTTCTGGTAGCCAGCAGCAACAGTCCCCTCCCCAACGCTGACATCAGGAGAGTTTATGCGAGGAATTGTGCCGCATTTCTCCAGAATGGCCAGCAGCATCCCTACAGCACACAAAATAATAAGTTCAATTCAGACATGCTTTACTAGCACTCCTGTGCATGCCCGAAGCATTTTTGATGTCTTCAGTCAAACAcagatataaataatacattttaacaagacagaagacaaattagggctgtcaatcgataaatcatgattaatcgcatacaaaataaaaatttgagtttgcctaatatatgtgtgtactgtgtgtaattaatatgtatatttaataaaattaaactacacAGGCATTTATAGTCAAGAATGTAAGAACCCCGATGAGAAATTCATTTGAGAAATCACCCTGACTTAATGTGCAAATCCTCAGACAaaacttcaaatgtaaatatgttcTTCAAACTTTTCTCCATCAGGGATGATTCACATGAAACCTCTTGAGATGTTTTGTTATTTGGGAAAATTACTTCAAATCAAAAGTCAGATCGGAGGGTAATGCAGATGCACTGATGAAGGATAATGTGATGAAGACTCACCCTGCCAGAAGGAGAGGAAGATGACAGATTTGACCATGAGGAATTTCAGCATGGGGCCGTATGGCTCCAGCAGATCACGAGTGGCGAAGTAGAAGAGGAAGAGAGCGTAGAGAGACAGACTGACTGAGATGTTGTAGATGATGGTCACATATAAATAACCACTGGCAGCACtgaaacacagagagagagagacgcagTTTACTAtcagtatttaataaaacagtcactgatatctgtgtgtgtgtgtgatgactAAGACGAACAAACGCACTTGAAGTCTCCATC
It encodes:
- the LOC127160824 gene encoding GTPase IMAP family member 8-like isoform X1, whose translation is MRQVKSVLKEFGDEAIKRTIVITSDEETHDADKLIKQLNTECGGGHLQLDHKNEEWCSVVLQRLEDFLRENSEEYLACEPYCDTEGSSVDEDWSRSFTSLRTEEEEEVSDTSTKKKEAKGFLHNISKISFSSPDLRPDRAKRSVHASRKQKLCVVLCGSDGRLKAFVSKLLRGKKQFLPSLHLKEKECAKRDVELHGRLISLVELPSLTRLSEEEVMRQTHQSVSLCDPGVHVFLLIIPDAPLTTVDKAEMEVIQRTFSSRIKKHLIVLIIQEKNMFSKLISSKTQMCLQSFEGRQFLLENGSQIPNLLQIVENMVQENGGSCYTTFTYLQARVELERNKHRAEIEELRRSMKKTQSTAGLTHSYVAVRIVLLGKTGVGKSATGNTILRREAFMSKLTSRSVTRECEKETSEFNRRQITVIDTPGLFDTGVDNVETRKEIVKCVSMAAPGPHVFLLVIPLGRFTQEEKDAVKMIQEMFGEKSRMYTMVLFTRGDDLRGTTIEDFIEANDSLQYLVHQCGKRYHVFNNNETKDQRQVSALLDKIDCMVAANEGSFYTSEMFQQVEKNIKEEQDRILKEKEEEIKRKEEELRAKYEAEIEQMKQENERERQEMQNELRKNEEELRKREEEIKKETDENLQKDLQRKLEEKQKLFEEENKRKEKALGEQQQNFIKYLEENHEKEKQKLQEKIQRESREQAEREYLIKLEREVAKALKEAEEQLSCSAKRARDWSLYGGFIGAAAGSLVGSYEDIVCWIISKHSKYQTQIQIEGCV
- the LOC127160824 gene encoding GTPase IMAP family member 8-like isoform X2, with amino-acid sequence MRQVKSVLKEFGDEAIKRTIVITSDEETHDADKLIKQLNTECGGGHLQLDHKNEEWCSVVLQRLEDFLRENSEEYLACEPYCDTEGSSVDEDWSRSFTSLRTEEEEEVSDTSTKKKEAKVSSPDLRPDRAKRSVHASRKQKLCVVLCGSDGRLKAFVSKLLRGKKQFLPSLHLKEKECAKRDVELHGRLISLVELPSLTRLSEEEVMRQTHQSVSLCDPGVHVFLLIIPDAPLTTVDKAEMEVIQRTFSSRIKKHLIVLIIQEKNMFSKLISSKTQMCLQSFEGRQFLLENGSQIPNLLQIVENMVQENGGSCYTTFTYLQARVELERNKHRAEIEELRRSMKKTQSTAGLTHSYVAVRIVLLGKTGVGKSATGNTILRREAFMSKLTSRSVTRECEKETSEFNRRQITVIDTPGLFDTGVDNVETRKEIVKCVSMAAPGPHVFLLVIPLGRFTQEEKDAVKMIQEMFGEKSRMYTMVLFTRGDDLRGTTIEDFIEANDSLQYLVHQCGKRYHVFNNNETKDQRQVSALLDKIDCMVAANEGSFYTSEMFQQVEKNIKEEQDRILKEKEEEIKRKEEELRAKYEAEIEQMKQENERERQEMQNELRKNEEELRKREEEIKKETDENLQKDLQRKLEEKQKLFEEENKRKEKALGEQQQNFIKYLEENHEKEKQKLQEKIQRESREQAEREYLIKLEREVAKALKEAEEQLSCSAKRARDWSLYGGFIGAAAGSLVGSYEDIVCWIISKHSKYQTQIQIEGCV